A region from the Mya arenaria isolate MELC-2E11 chromosome 2, ASM2691426v1 genome encodes:
- the LOC128222042 gene encoding uncharacterized protein LOC128222042 produces MPLVALFLQVNNVQYTLMKLAGTSGISDAKTRIQQTVRESTVSVCAATITATVPFAAGLFSSYKSTRLVCLYTVVTMCFSYINHWTMFLGCLVIHEKRIDANRHCCTCRKINLPDDKDVQDKSSCFKCCCTGRPPRSDTDTQSTLQKIPRFLLSRLVLSLPCKIFSTCLCLVFFGTSIFFASKTTADIYHENFIKEGSYFYDYNILNEKYFPDNIFITLASKHQSEITVENCESVRSNLEKFINAKKGLLTNEAIFWFDEYINLVHENRSHDFALSVRRFLSMYPEFKQDLVFNEDGSKIQSFRLYLQTRPKQDIIKLHSEFGNEALLGELVFFVYSPNFIWVDSYRKAFWETLVFMGVECLVIIVSLGVICRDPVLTVYSCIWYVFACVGMFGLINILDVYITSVCSIVLIFGATYSCNVIVYSHLSYFESEGIDIASRTYNVLVETTSSLFNTLFATFLGLMVMFTNESFVFITIFKGLGSSIVVALFVGCLFIPTVLSIFGPSTGETWSEKVEKKIDMTEISNGHHAQAFGQTNNAYMGSTDDLYHL; encoded by the exons ATGCCATTAGTCGCGCTTT TTTTACAGGTGAACAATGTACAGTACACACTGATGAAACTGGCTGGAACCTCGGGCATTTCTGATGCCAAGACTCGCATTCAACAGACAGTCCGTGAAAGTACAGTTTCTGTATGTGCGGCAACGATCACCGCTACCGTACCTTTTGCTGCAGGCCTTTTCTCAAGCTACAAGTCAACTCGACTAGTCTGCCTGTACACAG TGGTGACTATGTGTTTTTCCTATATCAATCATTGGACGATGTTCCTTGGGTGTTTGGTCATTCATGAAAAACGCATCGATGCAAACCGCCATTGCTGCACATGCAGAAAAATTAATTTGCCCGACGACAAAGATGTTCAAGATAAAAGTTCCTGCTTTAAATGTTGCTGTACTGGCCGTCCACCAAGGTCAGACACAGACACACAGAGCACGTTACAGAAGATTCCTAGATTCCTTCTCTCTCGTTTGGTTCTTTCCTTgccttgtaaaatattttcaacatgtcTCTGTTTGGTCTTTTTCGGAACATCAATTTTCTTTGCCAGTAAAACAACAGCCGATATTTACCATGAAAACTTCATAAAAGAAGGGTCTTACTTTTatgattacaatattttaaatgaaaaatacttcccagataatatttttataactttggCCTCAAAACATCAATCAGAAATCACTGTTGAAAACTGTGAGTCTGTGCGCAGTAACCTAGAGAAATTTATTAACGCAAAGAAAGGACTTCTTACTAATGAGGCCATTTTTTGGTTTGACGAATATATCAACCTAGTTCACGAAAATAGGTCGCACGATTTCGCTTTGTCAGTGCGTAGATTTTTGTCTATGTACCCCGAGTTTAAACAGGATCTGGTTTTTAATGAAGACGGATCCAAAATCCAGTCCTTCAGATTGTACCTCCAAACTAGGCCAAAACAAGATATTATCAAATTGCATTCTGAGTTCGGCAATGAAGCTTTACTAGGTGAATTGGTCTTTTTTGTTTATTCCCCGAATTTTATTTGGGTTGACTCCTATCGAAAGGCCTTTTGGGAAACACTTGTATTTATGGGTGTAGAGTGTCTTGTCATTATCGTGTCTTTGGGTGTAATATGCAGAGACCCTGTACTTACAGTTTATTCCTGTATTTGGTATGTTTTCGCTTGTGTAGGAATgtttggtttaatcaatataCTTGATGTTTATATTACGTCTGTCTGTTCAATCGTTCTAATATTTGGTGCAACATACAGTTGCAATGTGATTGTCTATAGTCACCTGTCGTATTTTGAGTCAGAAGGCATTGATATCGCTTCCAGAACCTATAATGTATTAGTCGAGACAACTTCCTCATTATTTAACACGCTGTTTGCTACATTTCTTGGCCTAATGGTTATGTTTACCAATGaatcatttgtatttataaccATTTTTAAAGGGCTTGGTTCAAGCATTGTGGTAGCATTGTTTGTTGgttgtttatttattccaaCGGTCCTTAGTATCTTTGGGCCGAGTACAGGAGAAACATGGTCAGAAAAAGTTGAAAAGAAAATAGATATGACGGAAATTTCGAATGGGCATCATGCCCAAGCATTTGGTCAAACAAATAACGCTTATATGGGTTCAACAGATGACTTATACCACTTATAA
- the LOC128209479 gene encoding phthioceranic/hydroxyphthioceranic acid synthase-like, which produces MMDDEEAIAVVGVGCRFPGADTAEEFWRVLVNSENHVKDIPKDRWNNEAFFNEDKDAVGKSYVSKAGLLKDHDMWDNKLFGVSDVEAARIDPQQRYVLECVHMAMEDGGFTRAKMSGTKTGVYIGCMNDDYKIMSSQDPSGTTNYSATGTSTTVISARVSYVFNLHGPCLTVDTACSSAMMAIHLGCQAIRSGDCCQAICGGVSSIMYPDMFIPLSKARMMSTVGRCQTFCDTADGYARGEGCGVVILKPLKQALRDSDKVWGVIVTGTNQDGRASQPMTAPSGNQQQALLKHVYTKYDIDPSTVQYIEAHGTGTHIGDPTETNALGSFFSKFRGQKPNPLLIGSVKTNIGHTESAAGVAGLIKVLLMMKEGKFVPSLHIQRDKKNVNKEIDLGKHNIDIPVEVSEWKVNVKGQRIACINSFGFGGSNCHAVVKSAAKLENYEFNEVLIPLLFGISGIDKNSLQNNLVSFIKNISEKKVNLPAASYTSLLRRDHFKYRTIIAGSTIVEVKNNARVKLTMTPKTRKYTNNNIVFVFSGVGTTWPGMCCQFMTNQTFRKTIKEIDDCLQPLTDLILSGLFTSQETKYDDPFLNHVAIFAVQVALARVWIGFDVEPNAIIGQSVGEVAAAHISGRIPLAEAVRIIVHRSKILAEHIGGSMMVVKGVNLKRVELICSEHSNTSIAVYSSPVGCTLSGESSEIESIKETLQEHSETEALNTVLIRKLNVASAYHSPLVDCCKKEITDAIGKIEHINNFKYKIISTVTANDASDTDFTTGEYWAKNVRKSVLLYQSVKRAASNTKYNIFLEIGPKPVLKAHLPDIFEDREFSCQQSMNLNKELPCMFDTLSELFQNGVEINWTNLFDEKMIPTSIPKYVFQKSKTLHLSEKIKHHLAGLKPDENTSHMFIKSVLHGKESEFEICLSVSTTNFVFDHRMSGTVLVPGATYIDAALFVGTNVLGKSVHSLSVSVEFVNPVILQQNEESSIVVSTDIEKGTVAHFRCRNKTGFVVAKGKVFPRQTIETKQVHIQELKNKCRKEKDKGSVYSTLRDLQFEYGPSLAMIEHSWCSGAECISEIFIPDSIASEIQKTIIHPAIVDAMFQTFSNFIDEKPDVVLPKGCETITLFGQIDPEERTLYVYVKLISQTANEFHFNLVLLNPTGIVLLEILDFYAHTLEKSINVKQTYVDQKMAVEISRKTQQRQVILFSTKSLVHETWFSEFVGLHRMCCIEDIDTEHENRLKAAATLFYSKQPVQTHDSISASAVNECLRFREFLCLYHKNDLKCPIYIITENTQDHLNKAKACVTVEGSYLWGMIRALRHEQDHLDLRLVDVDKNNLNVETLSSIFSTRDITNAELIVSGTSVHHVNISRVQLNTIGRKRDITKDFESSASLLSTCHKNVQKPFIADRKLSGLQEQSKTMAEIAITSMCLHPLTTFVQTIGVDIQEIWPDTDLESNTVIALEGRGFLKDSHKQNIEMGFLYPVPVQYPTVRIPKECTWSLSKCSPIPGVLLNAELIRKSIQNIPNGSHVLLIGNSTMNEHIIKQVFELFGAPKSYTFSFVEKDNIKKEQCNQVGLTIVPLVKMSSNNIDRLIKVCRSTTGIVAFLGNVSSNLQAYIQMTYPTLTLVVISPAEVFNPQNLCNSVQQTLEQISRNGLESNKEIASLFQTSVMQTMNIYSDSNIHHKVDSLGLFRKSGCYIVVGGLTGLGRLLVKYIAELGAGQIAIFSRRQPDDEQKSNLKDFETRFSTTIRTFQVDVTELSSINLARERLCVALKGIPIRGVFQGAGVLADGLYETQTAETFMKVLKPKLDGTWNLHLCFQDLHLDYFVMHSSVTSLLGNRGQTNYAAANSFLDSMALYRRSLGMSGQAINWGALAIGMAEDDKIANRLQHQGIGILSEERTKTYFTDALLSNVPNICFADLKWDVLSRSSAVKKQKNKFSGLFRSGMAETEKGQQQKENINLHELQGLAIQAKRSDVRNIILTLIGKQFIIDIITLKDNQNFVELGIDSLSAVGFVNDLRTVFSVPYPLVNLISGTTTIGTVVDFYCECSKKAETKINNHTENDLEESKRQAAVTQIPELIGYFRSNVDPGLTYMTDIEIKGMTLTHADFRSFVVHVLTRFRELRCHIKHDGLETFVVTEDDANDVSDKIPIEIFPFKEMVEKFNTAQDQRGTVTFDLENQYPIKFQIGETNSCLCIRVCVHKAVSDMTSIVLIFKEMKTFFESSLRNKQNNAHVHEVYPRKAINEAVRERRKDGLKYWRQRIAFASPCSLAKPMSEPQANFFKSTSKALGPNIYNQIMEFLRDSDATLFQLFASVYQLLLSVETGQPNVTILTDVNLRAEIPAIAGEVVRGINVIPLSVQPSKQMTFKEFLGENKKQILADIEHGSFPYLDIVNILQPEIKANIGRHYLIMNDMTQFDILTGGPQDQSYTISIKNFWIAKMSKETICQVEYNTNTKNITIHFHYNELICGAESGRNLGERLFQILHHGINNGQQTIEALFHKEARSKYIGRLQHHEPLDTCIHEMATEISTLASPNNYRLYPSLPQKKKNLHTLEIMNGYFQKQTKAGWSHRVYVTLLEHQDNDNDAKWMTIQWSKKPGRPTKSLSVSNCDSICMLKLNGQHSIVVQTPERQLVIHTPDHEVANRWMTVFENSSFIPSIVNAKND; this is translated from the exons ATGATGGATGACGAGGAAGCAATTGCCGTAGTTGGTGTAGGCTGTAGGTTTCCTGGAGCAGACACTGCTGAGGAATTTTGGCGC GTGCTTGTTAATTCTGAAAACCATGTCAAAGATATCCCAAAAGACAGATGGAACAATGAGGCGTTTTTCAATGAAGACAAAGATGCGGTTGGGAAGAGCTATGTTTCCAAAGCAGGTCTCCTTAAAGA CCATGATATGTGGGACAACAAGCTATTTGGAGTAAGTGATGTTGAAGCTGCAAGAATCGACCCTCAGCAAAGATATGTTCTTGAATGTGTCCACATGGCTATGGAGGATGGGGGCTTCACAAGAGCCAAGATGAGCGGTACAAAGACAGGAGTCTATATAG GTTGCATGAACGACGATTACAAGATAATGAGCTCACAGGACCCATCAGGCACCACAAACTACAGCGCAACTGGTACGTCCACCACGGTTATATCGGCTAGAGTGTCTTACGTGTTCAACCTCCACGGGCCTTGTTTAACCGTAGATACGGCCTGCTCTTCTGCAATGATGGCTATTCACCTTGGATGCCAGGCTATAAGATCAG GTGATTGCTGTCAGGCAATATGCGGTGGAGTGAGCAGCATTATGTATCCAGACATGTTCATACCATTAAGTAAAGCCAG AATGATGTCAACTGTTGGCCGATGCCAGACCTTCTGCGATACAGCCGACGGATATGCCAGAGGAGAAGGATGCGGTGTAGTTATTCTCAAACCACTTAAACag gCATTACGTGATTCTGACAAAGTATGGGGAGTCATAGTAACCGGTACAAACCAAGACGGTAGAGCATCACAACCCATGACTGCGCCATCTGGAAACCAGCAGCAGGCTTTGCTTAAGCACGTTTACACCAAATACGACATCGATCCATCAACTGTTCAGTACATAGAGGCTCACG GAACTGGAACACACATAGGTGACCCTACGGAGACAAACGCACTAGGATCGTTCTTTTCAAAATTTCGAGGACAAAAACCAAACCCTCTTTTGATAGGatcagtaaaaacaaatattggacACACTGAATCTGCTGCAGGAGTAGCTGGTCTTATCAAAGTACTCCTTATGATGAAGGAGGGGAAATTTGTTCCATCGCTTCATATTCAACGAGACAAAAAGAATGTCAATAAGGAAATAGATCTAGGGAAACACAATATTGACATTCCAGTTGAAGTGTCTGAATGGAAAGTGAATGTAAAAGGACAACGGATTGCCTGCATCAATTCATTTGGTTTTGGGGGCTCGAATTGTCATGCTGTTGTCAAAAGTGCTGCAAAATTGGAAAATTATGAATTTAATGAAGTCTTGATTCCTTTATTATTTGGTATATCTGGAATCGACAAAAATTCACTTCAAAATAATTTGGtaagttttatcaaaaatatttctgaaaagaaAGTAAATCTTCCTGCCGCCTCATACACTTCTCTTTTACGGAGGGACCATTTCAAGTATCGCACAATAATTGCAGGCTCAACAATTGTGGAAGTTAAAAACAATGCACGCGTTAAACTTACGATGACCCCTAAAACACGGAAGTATACAAACAacaatattgtgtttgttttttccgGAGTTGGAACGACATGGCCGGGCATGTGTTGCCAATTCATGACAAACCaaacatttagaaaaacaataaaagaaatcgATGATTGCCTTCAACCTCTCACGGACTTAATATTGTCTGGCCTGTTCACAAGCCAAGAGACGAAATACGACGACCCATTTCTGAATCACGTTGCAATATTTGCTGTTCAGGTTGCTCTTGCACGCGTGTGGATTGGTTTTGATGTAGAACCAAACGCCATTATTGGCCAGTCCGTTGGAGAAGTCGCAGCAGCTCACATTTCTGGGCGCATACCGCTTGCAGAAGCAGTGAGAATCATAGTTCATCGATCAAAGATACTAGCTGAACACATAGGTGGATCAATGATGGTTGTCAAAGGAGTTAACTTGAAACGCGTGGAATTGATTTGCTCAGAACACAGCAATACCAGTATTGCTGTTTACAGTAGCCCCGTTGGTTGCACACTATCGGGCGAGAGTTCAGAAATTGAGTCCATCAAGGAAACTCTACAAGAACACAGTGAAACAGAAGctttaaacactgttttaattcgAAAACTTAATGTAGCCTCAGCATATCACAGTCCTTTGGTTGATTGTTGCAAGAAAGAAATAACCGATGCAATTGGTAAAATAGAACAtatcaataatttcaaatataagatTATTTCAACAGTCACAGCAAATGACGCATCTGATACAGATTTCACAACAGGCGAGTACTGGGCGAAAAATGTTCGAAAATCTGTTTTGTTGTACCAAAGTGTAAAAAGAGCTgcatcaaatacaaaatacaatatctTTCTGGAAATTGGACCAAAGCCGGTACTGAAAGCTCACCTTCCAGACATTTTTGAGGACAGGGAGTTTAGTTGTCAACAGTCAATGAATTTGAACAAAGAATTGCCATGTATGTTTGATACGTTGTCGGAACTTTTCCAAAATGGAGTTGAAATAAATTGGACGAATTTGTTCGACGAAAAAATGATTCCTACTTCCATACCAAAATATGtctttcaaaaatcaaaaacactgcatttgtctgaaaaaataaaacaccatTTAGCGGGTTTAAAACCAGACGAGAATACTTCgcacatgtttataaaatcagTGTTGCATGGTAAAGAAAGCGAATTTGAAATTTGTCTTTCAGTTTCAACCACAAACTTTGTTTTTGACCATCGTATGTCAGGTACGGTTTTGGTACCAGGTGCCACATACATCGATGCTGCACTATTTGTTGGAACTAATGTTCTTGGTAAAAGTGTACATAGTCTGTCAGTTTCAGTTGAATTTGTCAACCCAgtaattttacaacaaaacgAAGAGTCGTCCATAGTCGTGTCAACAGATATCGAAAAGGGGACAGTTGCCCATTTCCGATGCCGAAACAAAACGGGTTTTGTTGTTGCAAAAGGAAAAGTATTTCCACGACAGACGATCGAGACGAAACAAGTGCATATTCAAgaacttaaaaacaaatgcCGAAAAGAGAAAGATAAAGGCTCCGTCTATAGTACACTTAGAGATTTGCAGTTTGAATATGGGCCTTCACTTGCTATGATTGAACACTCTTGGTGTTCTGGTGCTGAATGCATTTCGGAAATTTTCATTCCTGACAGTATTGCTAGCGAAATACAAAAGACCATTATTCATCCTGCAATTGTTGATGCAATGTTTCAGACTTTTTCAAACTTCATCGATGAAAAACCTGACGTAGTGTTGCCAAAGGGATGTGAAACAATCACCTTATTTGGACAAATCGACCCAGAAGAGAGAActttatatgtgtatgtaaaGTTAATAAGTCAAACTGCCAATGAGTTTCACTTCAATCTGGTGTTATTGAATCCTACGGGAATTGTTTTACTAGAGATTTTAGATTTCTACGCACACACACTAGAGAAAAGCATCAATGTCAAACAGACGTATGTTGACCAAAAGATGGCTGTTGAAATTTCAAGGAAAACACAGCAGAGGCaagtgattttgttttcaacaaagTCGCTTGTTCATGAAACATGGTTTTCGGAATTTGTCGGATTACATAGGATGTGTTGCATAGAGGATATCGACACTGAACACGAAAATAGGCTAAAAGCAGCCGCAACACTTTTCTATTCAAAACAACCGGTACAGACACACGACAGCATATCTGCTTCTGCAGTTAATGAATGTCTTAGATTCCGAGAGTTTCTATGTTTGTATCACAAGAATGATCTGAAATGCCCGATTTATATCATAACTGAAAACACACAAGACCATTTGAACAAAGCAAAAGCCTGTGTAACTGTCGAAGGAAGTTACCTTTGGGGTATGATACGAGCCTTACGTCATGAGCAAGACCATTTGGACCTTCGCTTGGTTGATGTcgataaaaacaatttgaatgtTGAAACGCTGTCATCCATTTTTTCCACAAGGGATATAACAAACGCAGAATTGATTGTATCTGGAACGTCAGTGCACCATGTAAACATTTCGCGTGTGCAGCTCAACACTATAGGCAGAAAAAGAGATATAACGAAGGATTTTGAATCAAGTGCTTCTCTTCTGTCGACATGCCACAAAAATGTCCAGAAACCGTTTATAGCTGATAGAAAGCTGTCGGGGTTACAAGAACAAAGCAAAACAATGGCAGAGATTGCAATAACTTCGATGTGTCTTCACCCGTTGACAACTTTTGTTCAAACTATTGGAGTAGACATTCAAGAAATTTGGCCTGATACAGATTTAGAAAGCAACACTGTTATAGCGTTGGAAGGCAGAGGGTTTTTAAAGGATAGCCATAAGCAGAATATCGAAATGGGATTTTTATACCCAGTGCCTGTGCAATATCCAACTGTTCGCATTCCAAAAGAATGTACTTGGTCTTTGTCAAAATGTTCTCCAATACCTGGCGTATTACTTAATGCAGAACTGATCAGGAAAAGTATCCAAAACATCCCAAACGGATCGCACGTTCTTTTAATCGGAAATTCAACTATGAATGAGCATATAATTAAACAGGTGTTTGAGCTATTTGGTGCACCAAAATCATATACATTCTCATTTGTTGAAAAGGACAATATCAAAAAGGAACAGTGCAATCAGGTTGGTTTAACAATTGTACCTTTAGTGAAGATGTCTTCAAATAACATTGATAGATTAATCAAGGTTTGCAGGAGTACAACAGGCATCGTTGCCTTTTTAGGAAACGTGTCCAGCAATCTCCAGGCGTATATTCAAATGACATACCCAACACTTACACTCGTGGTTATTTCCCCTGCAGAAGTATTCAATCCGCAAAACTTGTGTAACAGTGTTCAACAAACTCTGGAACAAATTTCAAGGAACGGCTTAGAATCAAATAAGGAAATAGCAAGTTTGTTCCAAACATCAGTCATGCaaacaatgaacatatattCAGACTCGAATATACACCACAAAGTTGACAGTTTAGGACTCTTTCGAAAGAGCGGTTGCTACATTGTAGTTGGAGGGTTGACCGGGCTTGGCCGTCTACTGGTAAAATATATTGCTGAATTAGGAGCCGGccaaattgcaatattttctaGGCGCCAGCCAGATGACGAACAAAAAAGTAATCTCAAAGATTTCGAAACACGATTTTCTACTACGATTCGTACATTTCAAGTTGACGTAACCGAACTTTCGTCTATAAATTTGGCAAGGGAACGGTTATGTGTTGCTTTAAAGGGTATTCCAATACGAGGTGTTTTTCAAGGTGCTGGTGTTCTCGCCGATGGCCTTTATGAAACCCAAACAGCAGAAACttttatgaaagttttaaagccGAAATTAGATGGGACGTGGAATTTGCACTTGTGTTTTCAGGATCTGCACCTGGATTACTTTGTGATGCATTCATCAGTGACATCTTTGTTGGGTAACCGTGGACAGACAAACTATGCGGCAGCCAATAGTTTTCTTGACAGTATGGCACTATATAGAAGATCGCTTGGAATGAGTGGTCAGGCAATAAACTGGGGAGCATTAGCAATAGGAATGGCAGAAGACGACAAGATTGCCAATAGATTGCAACACCAAGGAATAGGAATTCTATCCGAAGAGAGAACTAAGACATATTTTACAGATGCACTTCTGAGCAATGTtccaaacatttgttttgctgaTCTTAAATGGGATGTTTTATCACGTTCCAGTGCAGTAAAAAAGCAAAAGAACAAGTTCAGTGGACTCTTCAGGAGCGGCATGGCTGAAACTGAAAAAGGACAACAACAGAAGGAAAACATCAACTTGCATGAATTGCAGGGACTAGCGATTCAAGCAAAGAGGTCTGATGTTCGAAATATAATACTGACACTCATTGGTAAACAGTTTATAATCGATATCATAACACTTAAAGATAATCAAAACTTTGTTGAGCTCGGTATTGACTCTTTGTCTGCAGTAGGGTTTGTAAATGACCTGCGAACTGTGTTCAGTGTTCCATATCCTTTGGTTAATTTGATCTCCGGCACAACTACGATCGGAACAGTTGTAGACTTTTACTGCGAGTGTTCAAAGAAAgctgaaacaaaaatcaataatcacACTGAAAACGATTTAGAAGAGTCAAAAAGGCAAGCTGCAGTCACTCAAATACCCGAATTAATTGGCTATTTCAGATCAAACGTCGACCCTGGGCTGACATACATGACTGATATCGAAATTAAAGGAATGACATTAACGCATGCAGATTTCAGGAGCtttgttgtacatgttttgACTCGTTTCCGAGAACTACGATGCCACATCAAACACGATGGTCTTGAAACTTTTGTTGTCACCGAAGATGACGCAAATGATGTCTCCGATAAAATACCAATTGAGATATTTCCTTTTAAAGAAATGGTCGAAAAATTCAACACAGCACAGGATCAAAGAGGCACTGTTACGTTCGATTTAGAAAATCAGTACCCAATAAAATTTCAGATTGGCGAAACAAACAGTTGTTTATGCATTCGTGTTTGTGTTCACAAAGCTGTGTCTGACATGACGTCGATTGTATTGatattcaaagaaatgaaaacatttttcgaATCTTCACTAAGGAACAAGCAAAATAATGCACACGTTCATGAAGTTTATCCTAGAAAAGCAATTAACGAAGCTGTTCGAGAAAGGAGAAAGGATGGTCTAAAATACTGGAGACAAAGAATAGCATTTGCATCACCATGTTCTCTTGCAAAGCCAATGAGTGAACCACAAGCCAACTTTTTCAAGTCTACCTCAAAAGCATTAGGTCCCaacatttacaatcaaattaTGGAGTTTTTGCGTGACTCGGATGCAACCTTGTTCCAGCTATTTGCTTCAGTATACCAGTTATTGTTATCTGTTGAAACGGGACAACCAAATGTGACAATACTTACAGATGTTAATCTTCGAGCAGAAATCCCAGCCATTGCGGGTGAGGTAGTTAGAGGAATAAATGTTATACCTCTTTCAGTACAACCCTCTAAACAAATGACGTTTAAAGAGTTCCTTggagaaaacaaaaaacaaatcttAGCCGATATAGAGCATGGAAGTTTTCCATATCTAGATATAGTAAACATTTTGCAGCCTGAAATTAAAGCCAACATTGGTCGCCATTATCTCATTATGAATGACATGACCCAATTTGACATTCTCACTGGCGGTCCACAGGATCAATCATATACAATATCAATAAAGAACTTTTGGATTGCAAAGATGAGTAAAGAAACTATATGCCAAGTGGAGTACAATACAAATACCAAGAACATTACCATTCACTTCCATTACAATGAGCTTATTTGCGGAGCAGAAAGTGGCAGAAATCTAGGAGAAAGGCTATTTCAGATATTGCACCACGGAATTAATAATGGGCAACAAACGATAGAAGCGCTTTTCCACAAAGAAGCCCGTTCCAAATATATAGGCAGACTGCAACATCATGAACCTTTAGATACATGTATCCATGAAATGGCTACTGAGATAAGCACATTAGCTTCGCCAAATAATTACAGACTTTATCCATCACTGCCGCAGAAAAAGAAGAATCTGCACACGTTGGAAATAATGAATG GTTATTTTCAAAAGCAAACAAAAGCTGGTTGGAGTCACCGTGTCTATGTCACTTTGCTGGAGCATCAAGACAACGACAATGACGCTAAATGGATGACGATTCAGTGGAGCAAAAAACCTGGAAGGCCAACCAAATCGCTTTCAGTGTCCAATTGCGATTCTATCTGCATGTTGAAATTGAACG GCCAACATTCTATAGTCGTGCAGACACCCGAGAGGCAACTGGTCATACATACCCCGGATCACGAGGTGGCAAACCGGTGGATGACGGTGTTTGAGAACAGTTCATTTATACCCAGTATTgtaaatgcaaaaaatgattGA